In one Thermosipho ferrireducens genomic region, the following are encoded:
- the pdxS gene encoding pyridoxal 5'-phosphate synthase lyase subunit PdxS, which yields MSERGTWLVKEGFAEMFKGGVIMDVTTAEQAKIAEEAGAVAVMALERVPADIRKAGGVARMASISKIKEIMDAVSIPVMAKVRIGHIAEARILETLGVDFIDESEVLTPADDKYHINKWDFKVPFVCGARNLGEALRRIAEGAAMIRTKGEAGTGNVIEAVKHMRTVMDEIRKVQNMPDEELVTYSKEIGAPVNLVAEVKKLGRLPVVNFAAGGVATPADAALMMMLGADGVFVGSGIFKSKDPAKMAKAIVMAVTYWNDPEMLLKISEDIGQPMEGLEIEQLEVHMQERGW from the coding sequence ATGTCTGAAAGAGGAACATGGCTTGTAAAAGAAGGATTTGCTGAAATGTTCAAAGGTGGAGTCATTATGGACGTAACAACAGCTGAACAGGCAAAAATAGCAGAAGAAGCTGGTGCCGTAGCAGTTATGGCCCTTGAACGTGTACCAGCTGACATAAGAAAAGCTGGTGGAGTTGCACGTATGGCAAGCATAAGCAAAATTAAAGAAATAATGGATGCTGTTTCAATACCTGTTATGGCTAAAGTAAGAATCGGACATATAGCTGAAGCAAGGATCCTGGAAACACTTGGAGTAGATTTCATAGACGAATCTGAAGTATTAACTCCTGCTGATGATAAATATCACATAAACAAATGGGACTTCAAAGTACCATTTGTGTGTGGTGCAAGGAATCTTGGAGAAGCTTTAAGAAGAATAGCAGAAGGCGCCGCAATGATAAGAACCAAAGGTGAAGCGGGAACTGGAAACGTTATAGAAGCAGTTAAGCACATGCGAACAGTCATGGACGAAATTAGAAAAGTCCAGAACATGCCAGATGAAGAATTAGTTACTTATTCAAAAGAAATAGGCGCCCCTGTAAACTTAGTTGCAGAGGTTAAGAAACTTGGAAGACTTCCCGTTGTTAATTTCGCTGCAGGAGGTGTAGCTACACCAGCTGATGCTGCATTAATGATGATGTTAGGGGCAGACGGTGTTTTTGTTGGCAGTGGAATATTTAAATCCAAAGATCCTGCAAAAATGGCAAAAGCAATAGTTATGGCAGTAACATACTGGAACGATCCAGAAATGCTACTTAAAATTTCAGAAGACATAGGCCAGCCCATGGAAGGTCTCGAAATAGAACAGCTTGAGGTGCATATGCAGGAAAGGGGCTGGTGA
- a CDS encoding acyl-CoA mutase large subunit family protein, translating to MFEKESLEKIKQLEEKYEKKVEKLTQKYPERKKLFKSTSEYEIKRLYSPLDLSDMDYEKDLGFPGMYPFTRGVQPTMYRGRFWTMRQYAGFGTAEESNKRYKYLLSQGQMGLSVAFDLPTQIGYDSDDPIAEGEVGKVGVAIDSLKDMEVLFDGIPLDKVSTSMTINSTAAILLAMYIAVAEKQGVPQEKLSGTIQNDILKEYIARGTYIFPPQPSMRIITNIFEYCSKNMPKWNPISISGYHIREAGSTAVQEVAFTLADAIAYVETAIKAGLDPNVFGKRLSFFFAAHNNFLEEIAKFRAARRLWARIMKERFNVTEESAMRLRFHTQTGGSTLTAQQPLNNIIRVTIQALAAVLGGTQSLHTNSYDEALGLPTEESVMIALRTQQIIAYESGVANTVDPLAGSFAIESMTNEIERRAKEYIQKIDEMGGMVKAIEMGYIQKEIHESAYKAQLAVENGEEVIVGVNKFQIEETIDQKKVLKVDPELEEKQKQKLKKLREKRDNEKVKKTLQKVKEVAGTNENLMPYIIEAVKAYATVGEISNALREVFGEYTETVII from the coding sequence GTGTTTGAAAAAGAAAGTTTAGAGAAAATAAAGCAACTTGAAGAGAAATATGAAAAAAAGGTTGAAAAACTGACTCAAAAATATCCTGAAAGAAAGAAACTTTTTAAATCAACTTCTGAATATGAAATAAAAAGATTATACTCTCCCCTCGATCTTTCTGATATGGATTATGAAAAAGACCTCGGATTTCCAGGAATGTATCCTTTCACGCGGGGAGTTCAGCCCACAATGTACCGTGGAAGATTCTGGACAATGAGACAATACGCAGGTTTTGGAACCGCCGAAGAGTCGAATAAAAGATACAAATATTTGCTTTCTCAGGGACAAATGGGTTTATCTGTAGCTTTTGATCTCCCTACACAGATAGGATACGATTCCGATGATCCTATAGCAGAAGGAGAAGTGGGAAAAGTTGGTGTAGCGATAGATTCTTTAAAAGATATGGAAGTTTTGTTTGATGGAATTCCTCTTGATAAAGTAAGCACATCAATGACCATTAATAGCACCGCTGCTATATTACTTGCAATGTATATCGCAGTTGCAGAAAAACAGGGAGTCCCCCAGGAAAAACTTAGCGGAACCATTCAAAACGACATATTAAAAGAATATATAGCAAGAGGTACATACATTTTTCCACCTCAGCCATCAATGAGAATAATAACAAACATATTTGAATATTGTTCGAAAAATATGCCTAAATGGAATCCTATAAGTATTAGCGGATATCATATTAGAGAAGCTGGATCAACTGCTGTCCAGGAAGTGGCATTCACGCTGGCAGACGCCATTGCTTATGTAGAAACAGCAATAAAAGCTGGACTTGACCCAAACGTTTTTGGAAAACGTCTATCCTTTTTCTTTGCAGCTCACAATAATTTCCTTGAAGAAATAGCGAAATTTAGAGCCGCTCGAAGGTTGTGGGCACGTATAATGAAAGAAAGATTCAACGTAACCGAAGAATCAGCTATGAGATTAAGATTCCACACACAAACAGGCGGTTCCACTTTAACAGCTCAGCAACCACTTAATAATATCATAAGAGTAACAATTCAAGCGCTTGCCGCTGTTTTAGGAGGAACTCAATCATTACACACCAACAGTTACGACGAAGCCCTCGGGCTCCCAACAGAAGAATCAGTTATGATAGCTTTAAGAACTCAGCAAATAATAGCGTATGAATCAGGTGTAGCAAATACAGTTGATCCACTTGCAGGTTCTTTCGCCATAGAGTCTATGACAAACGAAATTGAAAGAAGGGCAAAAGAATACATACAAAAAATCGATGAAATGGGCGGTATGGTAAAAGCTATAGAAATGGGTTATATTCAAAAAGAAATCCACGAAAGTGCATATAAAGCCCAGCTCGCCGTTGAAAATGGTGAAGAAGTAATAGTTGGAGTTAACAAATTCCAGATAGAAGAAACAATAGACCAAAAAAAGGTTTTAAAAGTTGACCCTGAGCTTGAAGAAAAACAAAAACAAAAACTGAAAAAACTTCGAGAAAAACGTGATAACGAAAAAGTGAAGAAGACTCTTCAAAAAGTAAAAGAGGTTGCAGGGACCAACGAAAACTTAATGCCTTACATTATAGAAGCGGTTAAAGCTTACGCTACAGTAGGTGAAATCAGCAACGCATTACGCGAAGTCTTTGGAGAGTACACTGAAACAGTAATAATTTAA
- the pdxT gene encoding pyridoxal 5'-phosphate synthase glutaminase subunit PdxT — MVIGVSGIQGDFREHKTMLEKMGIKTMVVRTPEELDKVDGLIIPGGESTTMIRIMKMVNLYDALKAKIETGFPVFGTCAGMILLSNEVTNFKQDSLKAINIKIERNAYGRQVESFETDIEIKGFNSKFRAIFIRAPKVVSYDENIEILATFENSPVLLKQDNILVASFHPELTNDTRVHEYFLNMVKQQ, encoded by the coding sequence GTGGTAATAGGAGTTTCGGGAATACAGGGAGATTTTAGAGAACACAAAACGATGCTCGAAAAAATGGGAATAAAGACAATGGTAGTTAGAACCCCGGAAGAACTTGATAAAGTTGATGGGTTAATCATACCAGGTGGCGAATCAACTACTATGATTAGAATAATGAAAATGGTAAACCTTTACGATGCTTTAAAGGCCAAAATAGAAACTGGGTTCCCTGTTTTTGGTACTTGTGCAGGTATGATCCTGCTATCAAACGAAGTTACCAATTTTAAACAGGATTCTTTAAAAGCAATAAATATTAAAATTGAACGCAACGCTTACGGACGACAGGTAGAAAGTTTTGAAACTGATATAGAAATCAAAGGGTTTAACTCAAAATTTCGGGCAATATTTATCCGTGCACCAAAAGTTGTTTCATACGACGAAAATATAGAAATTCTTGCAACTTTTGAAAATTCTCCCGTATTACTCAAACAGGACAATATTCTTGTTGCCTCATTCCATCCAGAATTAACAAATGATACAAGAGTTCACGAATACTTTTTAAACATGGTAAAACAACAATAA
- a CDS encoding class II aldolase/adducin family protein → MKKEILYAAKFIMENNLVKGSWGNISIKNGDKIYITPSGIPYDTLKEKDICVVTMDGKIIEGVKPSSELPAHLEIYRHREDVNAVVHTHPVFSTVVSIVAEYIPPLVEDAVMILGPKIYVSDYALPGTKELGENVVKALKDNHAVILRNHGLITVGSDLREALTASLVCEKTAEIFLYSIKMDKINLINEKDAIILRNKYLSAYRQINRDVR, encoded by the coding sequence ATGAAAAAAGAGATATTATACGCGGCAAAATTTATTATGGAGAATAACCTTGTAAAAGGTAGCTGGGGTAACATATCGATAAAAAATGGAGATAAAATCTATATAACACCTTCTGGCATTCCGTACGATACCCTCAAAGAAAAAGATATATGTGTTGTTACAATGGATGGAAAAATCATAGAAGGTGTTAAACCTTCTTCTGAATTACCAGCACATCTGGAAATCTACAGGCATAGAGAAGATGTTAACGCAGTTGTCCACACACACCCTGTGTTTTCGACTGTCGTATCAATAGTCGCAGAATATATTCCTCCTCTTGTTGAAGACGCTGTAATGATTTTAGGTCCAAAAATATACGTATCTGATTACGCACTTCCTGGCACCAAAGAACTGGGGGAAAATGTGGTAAAAGCCCTAAAAGACAATCACGCAGTCATTTTAAGAAACCATGGACTTATAACAGTAGGTTCTGACCTCAGGGAGGCTTTAACAGCAAGCCTGGTTTGTGAAAAAACAGCTGAAATATTTCTATACTCTATAAAAATGGATAAAATTAACCTTATTAACGAGAAAGATGCCATTATTCTCAGGAATAAGTATCTATCTGCTTATAGACAAATTAACCGCGATGTAAGATAA
- the folK gene encoding 2-amino-4-hydroxy-6-hydroxymethyldihydropteridine diphosphokinase: MITGIGTDITRISRVNFRIGKRVLTEKEKIARKNNAQYIAGRFSLKESFFKALGKGIGSHSFKDISFLNNSEGKPYLVLHKDFEGFNFCHVSLSHDDYAFSTVILEKLEGKIFLALGSNIGNKEENLTKALELLKDAGITILTVSNIYETKPYGFTQQDNFFNIVVEVETHLSPMQLLKTVLSIEKKMGRKREIKWGPRNIDIDILFYGNLVVELDNLTIPHYDFENRNFFIVPMNEIAPSYKHPVTNISIKDYYENLDKKDQEVKNWTLKNLKVLKSK, encoded by the coding sequence TTGATAACAGGGATTGGTACTGATATAACCAGGATTTCAAGAGTGAATTTTAGAATAGGGAAAAGAGTACTTACAGAGAAAGAAAAAATAGCCAGAAAAAACAACGCCCAATATATAGCCGGGCGTTTTTCACTAAAAGAATCTTTTTTTAAAGCTCTTGGCAAAGGCATAGGTTCTCACTCATTCAAAGATATTTCTTTTTTAAACAATTCAGAAGGGAAACCATATTTAGTTTTGCACAAAGATTTTGAAGGTTTCAACTTTTGTCATGTTAGTTTATCCCACGATGATTACGCATTTTCCACTGTTATTCTGGAAAAACTTGAAGGAAAAATTTTTTTAGCACTTGGAAGTAACATTGGGAATAAAGAAGAAAATCTTACAAAAGCACTCGAATTACTAAAAGATGCAGGAATAACAATATTAACTGTTTCAAACATTTACGAAACAAAACCTTATGGATTTACTCAACAGGACAACTTCTTTAATATTGTAGTTGAAGTTGAAACTCATTTATCCCCAATGCAGTTGCTAAAAACTGTTTTAAGCATTGAAAAAAAGATGGGAAGAAAACGTGAAATAAAATGGGGACCAAGAAATATAGATATAGATATCTTATTTTACGGAAATCTGGTAGTTGAACTGGATAATCTAACAATTCCACATTATGACTTTGAAAATAGAAACTTTTTTATAGTCCCTATGAATGAAATAGCACCATCATATAAGCATCCGGTGACAAATATTTCAATAAAAGATTATTATGAAAACTTAGATAAAAAAGATCAGGAGGTAAAAAATTGGACCTTAAAGAACTTGAAAGTATTGAAAAGCAAATAG
- a CDS encoding RNA-binding protein codes for MDLKELESIEKQIDECIDQEDFQKLNVLLERRFEIIKAGIPEEMAKKIYEKDREREKIISQKLKSLKDNVKNLERGKQALKGYGSVYGLKNEGGRFKGQG; via the coding sequence TTGGACCTTAAAGAACTTGAAAGTATTGAAAAGCAAATAGATGAATGTATTGACCAGGAAGACTTTCAAAAACTTAACGTTTTACTTGAACGCCGGTTTGAAATTATAAAAGCTGGAATTCCTGAAGAAATGGCAAAAAAAATATATGAAAAAGATAGGGAGCGGGAGAAAATCATATCCCAGAAATTAAAATCTTTGAAAGACAATGTAAAAAATTTAGAACGTGGCAAACAGGCGCTTAAAGGCTATGGTAGTGTTTATGGATTAAAAAATGAAGGTGGGAGGTTTAAAGGTCAGGGATGA
- a CDS encoding pyruvate carboxylase subunit B, with protein MFVDTTLRDGHQSLIATRMRISDMLPALPAMDEMSFSAMEVWGGATFDVCVRFLNEDPWERIRIIKENLKNTHTQMLLRGQNLVGYRHYADDTVELFVQKAIENGVDKIRIFDALNDIRNLEKSIEVALKHKAHVQGAISYTISPVHTVEYYMKYAEELIDRGVHSLCIKDMAGLLTPKMSYKLVKALKDKFNVPVEVHTHCTAGLGNLSYLAALEAGADYFDTALSPFAMGTSQPAFESFYYSAKEYRKISEIDWKKVEFLVEHFKTVRKKYSEFDVNMTSIDHRILVSQVPGGMYSNLVKQLTEQKLLHKLPDVLREIPVVRKDLGYPPLVTPTSQIVGVQAVLNVLTGERYSKITNEVKNYVKGMYGKSPAPIDPELQKKILGDEKPIDVRPADLIEPELENAKKSIGLLASSDEDLLIYVILGETGKKFLKERYEEKLLIDMEIAEEFEGGYPI; from the coding sequence ATGTTTGTTGACACAACGCTAAGAGACGGACATCAATCGTTAATAGCAACCAGAATGAGGATATCTGATATGCTTCCCGCACTCCCTGCAATGGATGAAATGTCTTTTTCTGCAATGGAAGTATGGGGAGGTGCAACGTTTGACGTTTGTGTCAGGTTTTTGAACGAAGATCCGTGGGAAAGGATAAGAATTATAAAAGAAAACTTAAAAAATACTCATACTCAGATGTTGCTTCGAGGACAAAATCTTGTTGGATATAGACATTATGCAGATGATACAGTGGAACTTTTTGTACAGAAAGCTATTGAAAATGGTGTGGATAAAATAAGAATTTTCGATGCACTCAATGACATAAGAAACCTCGAAAAAAGCATTGAAGTTGCACTAAAACACAAGGCACACGTTCAGGGAGCAATATCTTACACAATAAGTCCTGTACATACAGTAGAATATTATATGAAATATGCGGAAGAACTGATAGATAGAGGAGTGCACTCTTTATGTATTAAAGACATGGCGGGGCTACTTACTCCAAAAATGAGTTATAAACTTGTTAAAGCCTTAAAAGATAAGTTCAATGTTCCAGTAGAAGTTCATACCCACTGTACCGCAGGTCTTGGAAACTTATCCTATCTTGCAGCGTTAGAAGCTGGTGCAGACTATTTTGACACAGCTTTATCCCCATTTGCAATGGGAACATCTCAACCTGCGTTTGAATCTTTTTACTATTCTGCTAAAGAGTACAGGAAAATCTCAGAAATAGACTGGAAAAAAGTAGAGTTTCTTGTAGAGCATTTTAAAACTGTAAGAAAAAAATATTCTGAATTTGATGTGAATATGACAAGTATAGATCACAGAATATTAGTTTCTCAGGTTCCAGGGGGGATGTATTCTAATCTTGTTAAACAACTAACAGAGCAAAAACTTTTACACAAATTACCGGATGTTCTTAGGGAAATTCCTGTTGTAAGAAAAGACTTAGGGTATCCACCGCTTGTAACACCAACAAGTCAGATAGTAGGAGTCCAAGCTGTTTTAAATGTTCTAACAGGTGAAAGGTACAGCAAAATCACAAATGAAGTTAAAAATTATGTGAAAGGAATGTACGGAAAATCACCTGCGCCAATTGATCCAGAACTTCAAAAAAAGATTTTAGGAGACGAAAAACCAATAGATGTAAGACCAGCTGATTTAATAGAACCTGAACTTGAAAATGCGAAAAAATCAATAGGACTGCTTGCCAGCTCAGATGAAGACCTTTTAATATACGTTATACTCGGTGAAACAGGAAAGAAATTTTTAAAAGAGCGTTATGAAGAAAAGCTTCTTATTGACATGGAAATCGCCGAAGAGTTTGAAGGAGGCTACCCCATTTGA